The Urocitellus parryii isolate mUroPar1 unplaced genomic scaffold, mUroPar1.hap1 Scaffold_562, whole genome shotgun sequence DNA window GAGCCTTCCCTGCACCCCGCCTCAGCCACAGGATATCACAGTGAAGCGCTTAGAAATGCAAGACATGTTGTGGAGCACGATGCCCAGGAGGAAGACCAAGACACAGGCCACCAAGATGACAGTGCACACGCCCGACCAGGTGGAGCTTTTCACCACGCCCCGCCTGTCCGGCTCCTCGGCCACCGCCTCCTGCGGAGCCCCGCCTTGCAGCGGCTGCTGTTCCGCAGGGATGGTCACCACGGTGACGGACTTCTGCTGGCTCCCGGGGAGCAGGCGGCAGCCCATGTCTCCTGGCAGCAGTGTGCCCTCCTTGGAGATGGGCAAGGGCAGCATGTAGCACCCATTGCTAGGCAGTTTGATGAAGACCGGAGAGTGCTCGGAGGTGTGCTGAATGGCGATGACGGCCAGGACCTCGGGGTCATAGGGCAGCTGCGACACGGAGAAGCCAGGGGGCAGCTTGGTGATGCCGAGGCACCAGGGGGACCTCACGTCCTTCTGGCTCATCCTCATCTGCTGCAGGCACACCGAACAGCAGGTGTGTTTGCAATCCAGCAGCTTAGGCCTCCGCCGGGGGCTGTAGTAGTTGAAGCAGATCTGACATTCCAGCAGCGAATCCTGGGACAGCGTCTCCATGGTGGACCGCGAGCAGCAGGGGCAGCGCCAAGACCCAGGGCAAGGAGCCGGTACTCGGAGGCCtccactctgccttttcagtgccgccgagggagctcacaggcaTCTAGCATTCATGGGCGTGTTCATTTCTTTCTCCGCAGCGCGCTCGGGCGCCCGCTACACAGGCGGCGGCAGCATCGCTGGGTGGTCCCGGCGCGCCCGCCCGGCTCAGCCAGACGCGCGCCGCGGGCCGGCAGCCGCCCGCTCCTCCCGCGGCGGGCTGCGGGGCGGCGCGGGCAGCGCGGCGGCGGCGCCTGCAGCCCAGCTCTCCGCCCGGCCCTTCGGGCGGCGCCCCACCTGCCCGGCCGCCCTCCGCATCCCCGGTCGGACACCGCCGCcagccaaatattttaattatgtacagtgagtgattttttttttacccattaacATTTGTCTGCCAAAACTAATCTCAAAAAAGATAGCAagctatattttctaaaaattagtttCAATTGGTAAATTTCCTAACTCTGTTATTAGCCTTCAATTATTTAGATGATTAGATGATTAATTTCAAAAGCATGCTCCTAGCTTCCTAGTAAACTATTGAATTTCTagacaaaaatgagaaaggacctctcttaggaaaataaataagtgttggATATAACTATGTAAAAATGCAGGGAAAAGGCCTAAAAatccatgttttcaaaatatatttcatgacaATATTTTGCTGCTAGCAAGCAAATGAATTTGCTCAAAAGTAGacagcaaacaaaataaatttaaaaccaaatagattgaattcttttttcctcttttgaactCCCACTCACTAAACATGTTCTTACTGtattatcaattttaattattttccattgattGGGCACTTGACATATTAAGAACCTTATTGGATATAGTGAGAACTCATTCATACACAGTACCCTAAAATAAATTAGGTTGAGGGGCAGTAACCTAGTAAGAACAGCCTCTGTTTAATTCCTGGAGGTATCTCaggaattaaagaaaactttagagaagctaagaagaaaatttagaaagtgacCAGAGAGGTTGTGTTAGGTCACTATTTCTCAAACATTAGCAGACATCTGGATCACCTGTAGGATTTTTGTAACAGTGTAGAGTTTGGAGTTCTACCACCAGAATTTTTTATCAAGCCTGGGGGAGATTCAAGAATTTTCTGTTATAATGAGTTCCTACTAGATACTGTGGTCTGGGGACCACTCTGGAGAACTCCGGTGTTTGGGAGATGGCTTTCTCGCTTTCTGGCCATTTTTACATTGTCCTCAAAGTATTCCTCTTCTCCATCAAAGTCATAATTGAACCTGTCTCCACATGGATTCTTCCTTGTGGCTCATCTCTCAGGCAAGGAAGAGCCCTTCTTCAGGCCCTTGGAGGCTTTACAGCAGCAAAGAATTTGCCACTCAGCTTGCAGCTTGTATGTTTATGTTGCttatgtaatttcttttcctgaggagagAAATGATTCTTAAAGAGATGTATTTTATTGCTTAACAGTAAGTCAGCTGTTTAAAACTAAATTAACTAATTTCCAGAATGTCAAGTTAAAAGAGTAGCACTGAAGCCTGAAACAGCTGCAGAGGCAATTGCAGAAGTCTGCGCTCAATCAGTGGAAATCTGAAGCAGCCAAAGCAGCTGTATCTTTAAACACTtaagttctttcttctttcaaataacTCATATTCGTTCAACTGTATTGTGATACTCTAAAAAAATGCCAACATTGTCATTTctgtatgcattttttaaaccagttcttctgaagagatgaaattaaattttcagtcTCTAATGACATAAACTAGCCCTCCTAATATCTTGCTGTATATAACACATGCTCCCATTCTCCAAGACCTTAAGGGAATCCAGAAAGATGCTAAAGAGGATGGAGAGGCTGCCTTTCTGTACACTGTACACTTTTCTGACTCTTAAATTGAAGGGACTTTATGATTTTGGCTTCCCCTCTGCAGGTTCCCTGTTCACTGGCCCTGATGTAGCTTTCCAACTGGAGTGACcatattaaaatatctgtattagttttctcctgctgctataataaattacCACCAATTTGACATCTGAAATGAATTTATTACTTCACAGTTTTGTGATTTTGTAAAACTTCACCAGGCTAAAATCCAAATGCTATAAGGGTGTGTTTTCCTATTTGGAGGTTCTTGGGGAGGAttcatttctttgctcatttgCGTTACTGGTAGGATTTAGTCCTTTGTGGCTGTGAGCAAAATGTTGTTCCCAGCTATATACGTTCTTTgagcttggtccttgtcctccATCTTCAAACCAGCAAACAGTTGACCATACTGTGCTTGAAATGTTTTCCCCTTTCCATCTTGTCATATCCCTCTGATCTTCATAGGAACAATTCTCTGCTTTTAAGGACTCATGTAACTAGACTCGGTCCAAGTTAATCAAGGATACTCTTTACATCTCAAGATCCATATTCTGAATCATATCTGCAAAATTCCTTTTCCATGTAGCATAATGTATTCATGGAATATATGTCTAGGAATTAGACATTTTGGGGCTTATTATTCTTCTTATCACACTCTTTAAATAAGGCcatctctaaaaataattatggcatatttattagtcagctttttatcactgtgacaaaatacctgggaaaatCAACATAAaggatgaaaggtttattttaaaaagatcctgGGGCAGGGAGCAATTCCAAAGATCTGGTCTCTCAACTAGTTTCcatctcctacagtttctaccacctcccaacaatCCATTCAGTTATGATTCCTCAATGGAGATGATGAAGTTAGACTCTTgttatccaatcacttcccaaatgtctcatctctgaacatttctgcactggggaccaagattttgttacatgagcctttgggggatattccagatccaaactataatagcATCACTACAGGAATAAACCAAGGCACATCATCACCTGTATGCAAACTTAAAGTTAAGAGTCTAaaataagatgatgatgatgatgatgatgatgatgatgtgtgtgtgtgtgtgtgtgtgtgtgtgtgtgtgtgtgtatttgtatgctGGAGTAAACCAGTTAGCTCTATCATCAATTGgttgagttaaaataaatattttaatagttacatCTATTGACAAGGAAGTTGTGATGAAGTGCCAGAGATGAATCACACAACTGTGCCTTCAAGAAGTTTCCAGCTAGTTTTCAATAGATGCATTTATGAATGTCCAACTGCCCTCTAAATATGTTCTACTTCTATGTGAGTTAGTGGGGATATACAAacatttgatttcaaaataagGACACtggtttcagaagaaaaataaattttccttgacCATGAAGGCACACAGAGAGCAGGATTATAGAAATCTATTATCTAACCATTAGGCTGACAAACCAAGCCCATTGGGTATTGCTGGAGAGAAGATAAAACAAATGTCCTATTTAGAACATTCCTTTAATTAAGAAGTAGAATATTGGGGGTTTTTGTTTAATTAACCACACAGTACCACATTAACCTTTTCTGATGTTCTTATAAAGTTGAAACTGCCTTCCCTgaggtagaatttttttcaaatgcattcttCTCTCCTTTTAGACATAAACAGATTGaagaacacaataaataaataaattaattaattaataaataataaatatgaagatgCTATAGCTACTCTTTCCATTAAAAGGTAattaaaactttcaaattttgcatatattcatatatgattgtataatgatttaaaatgtgACAATTAGTACAAGATATTTATTGGCTCTAGTTAGAAATGCTTGCATCTTTTatacaaattaatgttttatatttatctacattTGAATAATACTGCAATATAAGACTTTATAGCTTGATAATCTTAATGCAATTAATTTGTCATAATCCTATTCATACCAGAATGACTATAATTTTGAgttgtgcattatttttatattcttatgatCAAATTGTATcttatgcattttgaaatatttttgttcataagCTGTAAAACATTTGTACAAAGTTTAGGTGGTGTTTCTAGATAAATGTATTTAGAGATATGTATTATTAAAAGGCATATACAAAATAGTTTCATAAATAACAATATACTTGCATGCTCATCACTAAACACAAAATAGAACATTATGAAGCACCTTAACCTtaaattctttataattaaataatttaattcttattttgaataccacattatttcttctagatatttaaattttaattttcataattgtgaCTTATATGAATTACATGAAATTGAGTAATGCCAGACTTGAAAGAGAtctatgaaataagccagtttcaTTACAGGAAAAATATGATAGCAAACAAAGGAAAGTTCCTTTAATTATGTGAAATCAAAGACTCAGATATGAGTATCCTTGGCTCTGGAATATAGAACTTCTAGAAGGAGAGGGTCTTTCACTGGACCCCTGAGATTTTGAATTCCCCAGATTAATATGAACATTTGGGTAGTTTGACGTCTTCCTGATTCCAATGGTGATTTCCCAGTCAGGAGActcctcatcatcatcttctATCTCTGATTTCTTTAGAGCTTAAAAATTGGGACCCTAACTGAAGTGATGACATGCTGTGGCATGAGTCTTGTGAGTCTTGTGTGCTCACACCTCTACTCCCCAGGGAATCATGTCTGCCCATTTCTAGGCTTAGAGTTGGTTTCAGGCTGTCTCTTTCAGACCCCAGGACAACATCGTTATGCCAAGTTCTGCCCACAAGATTGTAAGTGTGTGTGGTTGAGAAGCCAGGCTGCCCTCTTGTGCAGTTGCAAGAGCATCTAAGACCCTTCAGTTGTCAACAGATAGAGTTCTACTCAGGGACTCAAATAAGAGGCCAGAAAGAGGACACTTCAGACTGGGAACTGAAGTTACTACTACCTCCTTTAATCCTGGACCTTTCTGGGTGGGTTTTCCCAGGACTTTGGCATCATGGTCAATGGAGTCAGCCCTAGACTCACAGGAGGCTGAGTAGGGAAAGGCATGCTGTGGAAGTGGTGAAGCCCCAGAGTTTTTCATCTTCAAGACATTTATGTGCTTGAGAAATTTGAGGAGTAGGCCCCAGCTGTGCCTCACACTTATACTTGTAAGATGTGCCTCCAGCACCTGCCCAGTGCCAGTATCAAGGAGGGAGAGCTCCTGGGAGGTGTTCCTGAAGGGCTTTGCCATCTTTTAAGGATGGTCCATCCCAAGTTGCACTGTGGGTGTTTGAACTTCCAGGTAGGACACAGACATGGGATGGGCCAAGCCTGGAATTACAAACACTCACAGGAATCATGCCCTGTTGTATTATCTCTGGTCTCTGTGAACCAGTTTCTTGTACAGCAGGGCTACTGTTATCGGGAATCACTGAATTATAGGAATACCCACAGTTGTCCTTTGTCTGACCTGTTCTTGGGATGTTGTCCCAGGATTCCTTCAGATTCAGAAACAGGTAGATATTGGGTGGTAGTCCATACTGGTATAACATGAACCTCTTCTGAAAGTGTTGCTCCAGTTTCTCCTGAAGCTCAGAGCTGAAGAAATCCCCTGGGGGTTTGTTGATGGGTTGGTcacaggagtgagatagctgaaaACTTTCTGAGACTTTAGGACCAAATAAGGTAAAACTTCTCTACTTTCTACTTGTTTCCTCAAAAGGTGGTATTCTAGGTGTTGAAGAGCAGAAACCAAAAGCTGGTGGGTCCACTCTTGGATTGTAGGGCATGAAAACCCACAGGCAGTATTCAGAGGAAGATGGCACGGCAGACTTGGGAAGGATGATGTGAGATGGTTCTGATGGTTCTAAATGGGGGGTACAAATGGCAGTcagtgtagaaaataaatatgtcccCATCTGAGCCAGTGATGGGGACTAGGACCAGGACAAAGTTGGAGTCACAAACTATAGTTAGACAACAGGGTGGAGCAACAACTATGAGGAAGAGAGTGGCCCAGGTGCACCCTACACCTGCCCTGGAATATGGTTAGGACGTTTATTGAATTTAATGGAGGAAAACTCTGCTGAGGGTCCAGATATGCTGATAGTAGCCACTAGGGACTCGCTGTGCAGAATGGGGAGGCCACAAAAGATCTGGCTGCCTTTCTGCAGTAAATGGTCCTCCAGGACCTTGATTTAAAAGGGTGCTGAGGAATAGAAAACTGCTTTGTGCTGCCTTTTGTGTTCCAGAAGGGTTGTGGGATTGTAGTGCCTTGCTCCCTTTCCAGTGACTGTACTGTGCTTCCCTGAGAATTCAGAGAGTTGTCTGGTTCATCTTTTGTCTTTACATTAcaaattttcctttctgctcCCTTGCTGATCAATATCTCCAGCAGTTTCTGGACATCAGGGTTCATGAAAGACGTCCCTTCAGCCTCTACCTGTGATAGTGGGTGGTTTGCCCAGAATGAGTCCTCTGGTG harbors:
- the LOC144252753 gene encoding E3 ubiquitin-protein ligase RNF152-like, whose product is METLSQDSLLECQICFNYYSPRRRPKLLDCKHTCCSVCLQQMRMSQKDVRSPWCLGITKLPPGFSVSQLPYDPEVLAVIAIQHTSEHSPVFIKLPSNGCYMLPLPISKEGTLLPGDMGCRLLPGSQQKSVTVVTIPAEQQPLQGGAPQEAVAEEPDRRGVVKSSTWSGVCTVILVACVLVFLLGIVLHNMSCISKRFTVISCG